In Leptodesmis sichuanensis A121, the following are encoded in one genomic region:
- a CDS encoding bactofilin family protein, which translates to MNYQHPSRGKLHLRRAILFLTAAFLLPLWFTVAPLAGWADERAEQIITIGAQEVINEDLYLAGETITINGTVNGDAVVAARQITLNGAVTGDLIAAGQSIIVNGTVQDDIRMAGQVLLVGEGARISDGVMAAGYSLETKAGSTIGGNLHFFGGQALLAGTVQKNVRAAAGALQIAGKVNGNLNLAVGNGGVSVSPFLPKSPAIPQIPPGLTLTSSTQVGGDLTYRSLAPANMATGATVSGRVVQEAIPVPPEQRPNLAHQLLLQGQRLVTLVLVGWLFLKLLPGWLPTLSTTVATQPLPAFGWGVVTVAGVVAGTIALSLLTVLLLAISGLLLPPLVLPVLGVGLLALLALLIGFGIVTNFVPPLILSFLGGQWLVARLQPGRSLNPLVALIAGLVVFVVLTALPVVGGFFNAIAVFLGLGALWLGWRSGDRGGTTSESPLAAV; encoded by the coding sequence ATGAACTATCAGCATCCCTCTCGTGGCAAACTCCACTTGCGGAGAGCCATCCTGTTTCTGACAGCGGCCTTCCTGTTGCCCCTGTGGTTTACAGTCGCTCCTCTGGCTGGCTGGGCAGATGAACGGGCTGAACAAATCATTACGATCGGTGCTCAAGAGGTGATTAATGAAGACCTTTATTTGGCAGGTGAAACCATCACCATCAACGGTACGGTGAACGGAGATGCGGTGGTTGCCGCTCGTCAAATTACCTTGAATGGCGCCGTTACAGGAGATTTGATTGCCGCTGGTCAAAGCATCATTGTGAACGGCACCGTCCAGGATGACATCCGCATGGCAGGACAGGTGTTGCTAGTGGGGGAAGGTGCCCGCATCAGCGATGGGGTGATGGCGGCTGGCTACAGTCTGGAAACTAAGGCCGGTAGTACGATCGGCGGGAATCTCCATTTCTTTGGTGGGCAGGCGCTGCTGGCGGGAACTGTGCAGAAAAATGTACGGGCGGCAGCAGGGGCGCTGCAAATTGCAGGCAAAGTCAACGGTAATCTGAACCTGGCGGTAGGCAACGGGGGGGTGTCTGTCTCCCCATTTTTGCCAAAGTCCCCTGCAATTCCCCAAATTCCCCCCGGTCTCACCCTGACCAGTTCGACTCAGGTCGGGGGTGATCTCACCTATCGATCGCTGGCTCCTGCCAATATGGCCACTGGAGCAACGGTATCTGGACGAGTGGTGCAGGAAGCGATTCCCGTCCCACCTGAGCAACGCCCCAATCTTGCTCACCAACTGCTGTTGCAGGGGCAACGCCTGGTTACATTGGTTCTTGTCGGCTGGCTCTTTTTAAAGCTGCTTCCGGGCTGGCTGCCAACTCTGAGTACCACTGTAGCCACCCAACCCCTGCCTGCCTTCGGTTGGGGAGTGGTGACGGTTGCAGGAGTGGTGGCAGGCACGATCGCCCTTTCCCTGCTTACAGTCCTCCTGCTGGCGATTTCTGGTTTGCTGTTGCCTCCCCTGGTTCTGCCCGTCCTGGGCGTTGGTCTGCTGGCGTTGCTGGCGCTGCTGATTGGCTTTGGGATTGTCACTAACTTTGTGCCTCCGCTGATTCTGAGTTTCCTGGGGGGGCAATGGTTAGTGGCACGGTTACAACCCGGACGATCGCTAAACCCCCTGGTTGCCCTGATTGCTGGTCTGGTGGTGTTTGTGGTGCTGACGGCTCTGCCAGTGGTGGGTGGTTTTTTCAATGCGATCGCCGTCTTTCTGGGATTGGGCGCACTCTGGTTGGGGTGGCGCTCTGGCGATCGGGGTGGCACGACTTCAGAAAGCCCCTTAGCGGCAGTTTAA
- a CDS encoding CHAD domain-containing protein — MKTTSPAELQPESQDVQSLTLGEYGYSMINEQYHRVIKYEKPVLADEDPENLHHMRVGTRRLRTALQVFGMALKVPKAGSIRRITELARVLGQLRDLDVQLADLKDVYRPQLDKKEQKLLDGTIKALKKQRSEAFAAVADTLARSRYQDLKQAYETWLEKPQYTAIAQLPLLMVLPDLLNPLLSELLLHPGWLVPADHSSQKESVTLHELRKVCKHVRYQTEFFVCFYGDPFQKWIKEIKVLQDQLGSFQDSQVLMDLLDTHLPASQEMKGLQAIIQRNRTDLLSTWDETRHQYLDFDFRLQLHHILLQPLKDSDTPSNSDHQPPRSNHQRLALPQ, encoded by the coding sequence ATGAAAACCACTTCACCTGCTGAGCTGCAGCCTGAATCCCAGGATGTGCAATCCCTGACACTGGGTGAGTATGGGTACAGCATGATTAACGAGCAATACCATCGTGTGATCAAATACGAGAAGCCAGTTCTGGCCGATGAAGATCCAGAAAACCTGCACCACATGCGGGTTGGAACTCGTCGCTTACGAACGGCCTTACAAGTATTTGGCATGGCGCTCAAGGTGCCCAAAGCAGGCAGCATCCGACGGATCACTGAACTGGCCAGAGTTTTAGGACAATTACGCGATCTGGATGTGCAACTAGCAGATCTGAAGGACGTGTATCGGCCTCAATTAGATAAAAAAGAACAGAAGTTGCTGGATGGAACGATTAAAGCCCTGAAAAAGCAACGGTCTGAAGCCTTTGCCGCCGTAGCGGACACATTAGCCCGATCGCGTTACCAGGACTTAAAGCAAGCCTACGAAACCTGGTTGGAAAAGCCCCAGTACACCGCGATCGCCCAACTGCCGCTACTTATGGTTCTACCAGATTTACTCAATCCCCTCCTCTCCGAACTGCTATTGCATCCCGGTTGGCTCGTTCCCGCCGACCACTCTTCCCAGAAAGAGAGCGTCACCCTGCACGAACTGCGAAAAGTCTGCAAGCATGTGCGCTATCAAACTGAGTTCTTTGTCTGCTTCTACGGCGATCCCTTTCAAAAATGGATTAAAGAAATCAAAGTCTTGCAAGACCAGTTGGGATCGTTCCAGGATAGCCAGGTATTAATGGATTTGCTGGACACTCACCTGCCAGCCTCCCAAGAAATGAAAGGGCTGCAAGCCATTATTCAACGCAATCGCACCGACCTCTTAAGCACCTGGGACGAAACTCGTCATCAATATCTGGATTTCGACTTCCGCTTACAGCTTCACCACATTTTGCTCCAACCTCTGAAAGATTCAGACACTCCATCTAACTCAGATCATCAACCACCCCGAAGCAATCATCAGCGACTCGCCTTGCCCCAATGA
- a CDS encoding SpoIID/LytB domain-containing protein produces the protein MSRQAIVSWLQQRPWLVVPVLGLIPLISLPLMSRQSPPSAVAPSPSVAGSPSPLSSISAAALPDMALVSPSAKPTPSAKVTPSPRLSPSPKATAPKVAASPVSPARQIDPRVVQAVTSLSADAVIPVRVIIAQGTTSLTIGTSAGGVVMDAQKGNAVYQMPTRSSYQVQADGTTLMMGSIRLPQVVYIEPNPGGITYVGDRGYRGRMVLIANDSHLWAVNHVSMQQYLYSVVGSEVSPSWPMEALKAQAVAARSYALTYHLKPVNRQFYDLGADEYYQVYKGVESEAATTRQAVNSTGGEFVSYRGGVVESLYAATDDIVMEAFQGRGMSQIGALGLAEKGYNYRQILANYYTGTGVARIQMDIE, from the coding sequence ATGAGTAGGCAAGCGATCGTTAGCTGGCTGCAGCAGCGTCCCTGGTTGGTTGTGCCCGTCCTGGGTCTGATTCCCCTGATCAGTCTGCCGTTGATGAGTCGGCAGTCACCCCCTTCTGCAGTGGCCCCCTCTCCCTCGGTTGCTGGTTCGCCTTCGCCTTTGTCCTCAATATCTGCAGCGGCTTTGCCCGATATGGCACTGGTTTCACCGTCTGCTAAACCTACTCCGTCGGCAAAAGTAACTCCCTCTCCTCGGCTATCACCATCTCCCAAGGCAACTGCTCCAAAAGTTGCTGCGAGTCCAGTCTCCCCCGCGCGCCAGATCGATCCACGGGTGGTGCAGGCAGTGACCAGTTTATCGGCAGATGCGGTGATTCCGGTGCGAGTCATTATTGCTCAGGGGACTACCAGTTTGACGATCGGAACCTCGGCAGGGGGAGTGGTGATGGATGCCCAGAAGGGCAATGCGGTGTATCAAATGCCCACCCGGTCAAGTTATCAGGTGCAGGCGGATGGAACAACGCTGATGATGGGATCGATCCGGTTGCCGCAGGTTGTGTATATTGAACCGAATCCGGGGGGAATTACCTATGTGGGCGATCGGGGCTATCGAGGCCGCATGGTGTTGATTGCCAATGACAGTCATCTGTGGGCGGTGAACCATGTGAGTATGCAGCAGTATTTATATAGTGTGGTGGGTAGTGAGGTGTCTCCCAGTTGGCCGATGGAAGCGTTGAAGGCGCAGGCGGTGGCGGCCCGATCGTATGCGCTGACGTATCATCTGAAGCCTGTGAATCGACAGTTTTATGATCTGGGTGCGGATGAGTACTACCAGGTGTACAAAGGGGTGGAAAGTGAAGCGGCGACAACCCGACAGGCGGTAAATAGTACGGGGGGAGAGTTTGTCAGTTATCGGGGTGGGGTTGTGGAATCGCTATATGCGGCGACGGATGACATTGTCATGGAAGCATTTCAGGGCAGGGGCATGAGCCAGATTGGAGCGTTAGGGCTGGCGGAAAAGGGATATAACTACCGCCAAATTCTGGCTAATTACTATACCGGAACGGGGGTTGCCCGTATTCAAATGGATATCGAGTAA
- a CDS encoding thermonuclease family protein, with amino-acid sequence MNKPSLPLLALPLGLLLPISSLLLSTSLAQAQPFQKATIVSIGDRNALRVRQQGRTITVWLGCMEMPDPAQKTWGKVAADRLEQLLPAGQTVQIREINRDRYGSIIGEVFVNGESINLQLVTEGMAALNPQYLNECRRTQAQYLLAESEAQQQGIGLWQEANPCLPWDYRRHRCNR; translated from the coding sequence ATGAACAAACCTTCCCTGCCTCTCCTCGCCCTCCCCCTGGGATTGCTACTCCCTATTTCCAGCCTGCTTTTGAGTACCAGTCTCGCTCAAGCCCAACCGTTCCAAAAAGCCACCATTGTTTCCATTGGCGATCGCAATGCTTTGCGGGTTCGTCAACAGGGTCGAACGATCACAGTATGGTTAGGGTGCATGGAAATGCCCGATCCCGCGCAAAAGACCTGGGGCAAAGTAGCTGCCGATCGTCTGGAGCAACTGCTGCCTGCTGGACAGACCGTTCAAATTCGTGAAATCAACCGCGATCGCTACGGCAGCATCATTGGCGAAGTCTTTGTGAACGGAGAATCCATCAACCTCCAGCTAGTGACCGAAGGCATGGCCGCTCTGAATCCTCAGTACCTCAACGAATGCCGTCGCACGCAAGCCCAATATTTGCTGGCCGAATCCGAAGCGCAACAACAAGGGATCGGTCTCTGGCAGGAAGCCAACCCCTGTCTACCCTGGGATTACCGCCGTCACCGGTGCAATCGCTAG
- a CDS encoding NUDIX hydrolase, translating to METDRVIFSTQWIAVKESSRGFQYLERQGKDSVAVFLLRKSSVNPWQYEVLIRQQHLCIDNREVDGKFTLFPCPITGGLEEGESPEAAAMRETFEETGYRVQVLPLGKYIVGTQVNEICYLYYANVTGIEPEPGQQDGTYLEAIAHNEWQPFEYLATCDYAACQIGYFKLRSLLFQ from the coding sequence ATGGAGACGGATAGAGTGATCTTTAGCACTCAGTGGATTGCGGTGAAGGAATCCTCCAGAGGGTTTCAGTATTTGGAACGCCAGGGGAAGGATTCGGTTGCGGTCTTTCTGTTGAGAAAGAGTAGCGTCAATCCTTGGCAGTATGAAGTCCTGATTCGGCAGCAGCATCTCTGCATTGACAATCGGGAAGTGGATGGAAAGTTCACGCTCTTTCCCTGTCCAATTACAGGGGGCTTGGAGGAAGGAGAATCGCCGGAAGCCGCTGCGATGCGAGAAACCTTTGAAGAAACGGGCTATCGAGTGCAGGTGCTCCCCCTTGGCAAGTACATTGTGGGGACTCAGGTGAATGAGATTTGCTATCTCTACTATGCTAATGTTACTGGAATAGAGCCTGAACCAGGGCAACAAGATGGCACCTATCTGGAGGCGATCGCCCACAATGAATGGCAGCCGTTCGAGTATCTGGCAACGTGCGACTATGCCGCCTGCCAGATTGGATACTTTAAGCTGCGATCGCTCCTCTTCCAGTAA
- a CDS encoding endonuclease domain-containing protein produces MRRSPTPAEKKLWQDCLRSFPLRILRQRPIDHFIVDFYCAALKLVIEIDGESHFTAEGQAYDLERTEILAGYGLKVIRFTNDEVINQFEEVCRRIWEEIPLNPP; encoded by the coding sequence TTGCGTCGAAGCCCAACCCCAGCGGAGAAAAAGCTCTGGCAAGATTGCCTGAGATCTTTCCCGTTGCGAATATTACGGCAGCGTCCCATTGATCACTTCATTGTGGACTTTTATTGTGCAGCATTAAAGCTGGTGATTGAGATTGATGGTGAAAGTCATTTCACGGCTGAAGGTCAAGCATACGACCTTGAGAGAACAGAGATTCTGGCAGGTTATGGGTTGAAGGTGATACGGTTTACCAATGATGAGGTGATCAATCAGTTTGAGGAGGTTTGTCGGAGGATTTGGGAGGAGATCCCCCTAAATCCCCCTTAA
- a CDS encoding GUN4 domain-containing protein has translation MAEEPIKVFISYSWDSKEHKDKVYHLAQALRDDGIDCTIDQFVQSPDNWDRWMLDQIDESDFVLIVCTERYYRRYRGKEEVNKGLGVTWESTLIIGRLHDSQGRNPKFYPIFFDTPNLSIIPDGIRTSYFDLSGYDLFNLDNNEQRLKEGGGYQDLYRLLTDQPSAIPRKLGSLKKLETVDRETEQQEAKAAEQQRLLAQQRQEGETVDRETKADDDLTSDRFGANYYAKLRDLLKDQDWKAADQATADRMLRVMDRFKESWLDVEHIQKFPCQDLRAIDQLWVKYSQGKFGFSVQKKIYVECGAKLDGNYPGDKIWEKFGDRVGWRKNGKWLGYSELHPSLSSPQGIFPAMAVCSFGWGWVLVLGLVSSLSRRLVDCNR, from the coding sequence GTGGCAGAGGAGCCGATTAAAGTATTTATCAGCTATAGTTGGGACTCGAAAGAGCACAAAGATAAGGTTTATCACCTGGCGCAAGCGCTCCGAGATGACGGCATTGATTGTACGATCGACCAATTTGTTCAGTCTCCTGATAACTGGGATCGCTGGATGCTTGATCAAATTGATGAATCAGACTTTGTTCTGATTGTTTGTACTGAAAGGTACTATCGACGCTATCGGGGTAAAGAAGAAGTCAACAAAGGATTGGGAGTCACCTGGGAATCAACCCTGATTATTGGGAGGCTCCATGATTCTCAGGGAAGGAATCCCAAGTTTTACCCAATTTTTTTTGACACTCCTAATCTATCCATTATTCCTGATGGCATTCGTACTTCTTATTTTGATCTCTCTGGGTATGACTTATTCAATTTGGATAACAATGAACAACGCTTGAAGGAAGGTGGAGGTTATCAGGATCTATACAGGCTGCTCACGGATCAACCTTCTGCAATACCCAGAAAACTAGGTTCACTTAAAAAATTAGAAACAGTTGATAGAGAAACTGAACAACAGGAAGCCAAAGCAGCAGAGCAGCAACGGCTACTGGCGCAACAGCGACAAGAAGGGGAAACAGTAGATCGAGAAACTAAAGCCGATGACGACCTTACTTCAGATCGCTTTGGAGCCAACTACTACGCCAAACTGCGTGACCTGCTGAAGGACCAGGACTGGAAAGCTGCTGACCAGGCAACCGCTGATCGCATGTTGAGAGTGATGGATCGGTTTAAGGAAAGCTGGCTAGATGTTGAGCATATCCAGAAGTTTCCCTGCCAGGACTTACGAGCGATCGACCAGCTTTGGGTCAAATACAGCCAGGGCAAATTTGGTTTTAGCGTCCAGAAAAAAATCTACGTCGAGTGTGGTGCTAAACTGGACGGCAACTACCCCGGTGACAAAATCTGGGAAAAATTTGGCGATCGCGTCGGCTGGCGGAAAAATGGGAAGTGGTTAGGTTATTCGGAATTGCATCCCTCCCTTTCCTCCCCCCAGGGAATTTTCCCTGCGATGGCGGTTTGTAGTTTTGGGTGGGGTTGGGTTTTGGTTTTGGGGTTGGTCTCTTCTCTCTCGCGAAGACTTGTAGACTGTAACAGATAA
- a CDS encoding type II toxin-antitoxin system RelE family toxin, translating to MNTEYLPSFLKDLKALKSTPVYDSIKTLAFETIPGCSSLAEVRNLAKLTGYETAYRIRIGDYRIGLFVERDTITFARVLHRKEIYRYFPW from the coding sequence GTGAATACCGAGTATTTGCCCAGCTTTCTGAAGGATCTGAAAGCACTTAAAAGTACGCCTGTTTATGATTCGATCAAAACATTGGCGTTTGAAACCATACCGGGTTGTTCAAGCTTAGCCGAAGTCAGAAACCTGGCTAAGCTGACAGGTTACGAAACTGCCTATCGAATTCGGATTGGGGACTATCGTATTGGCTTATTTGTAGAGAGGGACACAATTACGTTTGCCCGTGTCCTACATCGTAAAGAGATTTACCGTTATTTTCCCTGGTAG
- a CDS encoding IS630 family transposase (programmed frameshift), whose translation MPSPYSYDLRCKAIEAVGRGERKSEVCRMLHISRNTLDLWLKRLEQTGDCRAVTGFQTGSRQKITDWDRFRAFVQQHGGKTQAQMAQLWGDNVSQQNISDALKKIGVSRKKTYGYRERDELQRQAFREQLKTKSADEIIYVDEAGIDNREDYPYGYCEIGQRFAAFKSGKRTERVSWIAALCQRHLIAPLTFEGSCNRDLFEMWLEHCLLPQLQPGRVIVIDNASFHRSQYIDEIVAAAGCEIWYLPAYSPDLNQIEHWWFVLKNWMRQRWDEFDSFRDCVDAAFKYCPNVLS comes from the exons ATGCCATCTCCCTACAGTTACGACCTTCGCTGCAAAGCGATCGAGGCCGTTGGTCGTGGTGAACGCAAAAGCGAGGTCTGCCGGATGTTGCACATCAGTCGCAACACCTTGGACTTGTGGTTGAAACGTCTGGAACAAACGGGAGATTGCCGAGCCGTAACGGGATTTCAAACCGGCAGTCGGCAAAAAATTACGGATTGGGATCGCTTTCGCGCCTTTGTCCAACAGCATGGTGGCAAGACGCAAGCGCAGATGGCTCAATTGTGGGGAGACAACGTCAGTCAACAGAACATCAGTGATGCCTTGAAAAAGATTGGGGTGAGTCGG AAAAAAACTTACGGCTACCGAGAACGAGATGAACTCCAGCGTCAAGCGTTCCGCGAGCAGTTGAAGACGAAATCGGCAGACGAGATTATCTATGTAGATGAAGCAGGCATCGACAATCGCGAGGATTATCCCTATGGCTACTGCGAAATTGGACAGCGCTTTGCTGCCTTTAAATCAGGCAAACGGACGGAGCGAGTGAGTTGGATAGCGGCACTGTGTCAACGTCACCTAATTGCCCCTCTGACCTTTGAAGGCTCATGTAACCGAGACTTGTTCGAGATGTGGTTAGAGCACTGTTTGCTGCCTCAGTTGCAACCAGGTAGGGTGATTGTGATTGACAATGCCAGTTTTCACCGCTCTCAATACATTGATGAAATCGTGGCTGCGGCAGGCTGTGAGATTTGGTATCTACCCGCCTATTCCCCTGACTTAAATCAAATTGAGCATTGGTGGTTTGTGCTCAAAAATTGGATGCGACAACGCTGGGATGAATTTGACAGTTTTCGTGACTGTGTTGATGCTGCTTTCAAATATTGTCCTAACGTGCTTTCGTAG
- a CDS encoding DUF5615 family PIN-like protein yields the protein MTKDSDFVDLVDRLGSPPQIIWLTCGNTSNARLREILSVTLPEALELLRSGEALVEISGD from the coding sequence ATGACTAAAGATAGTGATTTTGTTGATCTAGTTGATCGTCTTGGCTCACCGCCGCAAATTATCTGGTTGACCTGCGGTAACACCTCAAATGCTCGACTGCGAGAAATTTTGAGTGTTACTTTGCCAGAGGCACTTGAGCTTTTACGATCTGGTGAAGCTTTAGTTGAAATTAGCGGAGACTAG
- a CDS encoding DUF5615 family PIN-like protein, whose amino-acid sequence MKIWVDAQLSPAIATWISSTFGVTALALRDIGLRDAEDPEIFEAAKAQGVIFIPHSALSTGTSGINDAATDSQKPWPEIYLNKQHLFSTAL is encoded by the coding sequence ATGAAAATTTGGGTAGACGCACAGTTGTCTCCTGCGATCGCAACTTGGATTAGCAGCACTTTTGGAGTAACAGCATTAGCTTTACGGGATATTGGTTTGAGAGACGCTGAAGATCCTGAAATCTTTGAGGCAGCAAAAGCTCAAGGCGTTATTTTCATCCCACATTCCGCACTTTCAACTGGCACATCAGGGATTAACGACGCAGCCACGGACTCCCAGAAGCCTTGGCCAGAGATTTATCTCAATAAACAGCATCTATTCTCAACTGCGCTCTAA
- a CDS encoding DUF433 domain-containing protein, whose protein sequence is MSDLPKRITVNPNQCGGRPCIRGMRIRVSDVLDLFAAGLSAEQILEEMPDLEANDLKAALLYASRKLNHPVLVA, encoded by the coding sequence ATGTCAGATTTGCCTAAAAGAATCACAGTTAATCCAAACCAATGTGGTGGTCGCCCTTGCATTCGTGGCATGAGAATTAGAGTCTCGGATGTACTGGATTTATTTGCGGCTGGACTGAGTGCTGAGCAAATCTTGGAAGAGATGCCTGACTTAGAGGCCAATGATTTGAAGGCCGCACTTCTATATGCCTCACGGAAGCTGAATCATCCAGTGCTGGTCGCATGA
- a CDS encoding GUN4 domain-containing protein, with protein sequence MPEKQVAEDAIKVFISYSWDSKEHKDKVYHLAQALRDDGIDCTIDQFVQSPDNWDRWMLDQIDESDFVLIVCTERYYRRYRGKEKVNKGLGVTWESTLIMGRLHDSQGRNPKFYPIFFDTPNIAIIPDGIRTSYFDLSGYDLFNLDNNEQRLKEDGGYQDLYRLLTNQPYVTPKKIGSLKKLKTIDRETEQLPTEKEAEAQAERERQRQAELLKQQEAEAAERQRQQTAQTQLASEKGVDYTRLRDLLKAGKWKEADQETADRMCEVMGRQAKGWLRVEDIQNFPCTDLRTIDHLWVTHSQGKFGFSVQKKIWQECGSPTQYNSHWEKFGEAVGWMKHFEWSGLDHISAKSLSLKKYTSCISKSYSELTFDISAPNGHIPYCVFLRLSSVLGVGFVGRDRVGALGFSSLAQRLVDCNCNDTRGYSH encoded by the coding sequence TTGCCGGAGAAGCAGGTGGCAGAGGACGCGATCAAAGTGTTTATCAGCTATAGTTGGGACTCGAAAGAGCACAAAGATAAGGTTTATCACCTGGCGCAAGCGCTCCGAGATGACGGCATTGACTGTACGATCGACCAGTTTGTGCAATCACCCGACAACTGGGATCGCTGGATGCTTGATCAAATTGATGAATCAGACTTTGTTCTGATTGTTTGTACCGAAAGGTACTATCGACGCTATCGGGGTAAAGAAAAAGTCAACAAAGGATTGGGAGTCACCTGGGAATCAACCCTGATTATGGGGAGGCTCCATGATTCTCAGGGAAGGAATCCCAAGTTTTACCCAATTTTCTTTGACACTCCTAATATAGCCATTATTCCTGATGGCATTCGTACTTCTTATTTTGATCTCTCTGGCTATGACTTATTCAATTTGGATAACAATGAACAACGCTTGAAGGAAGATGGGGGTTATCAGGATCTATACAGGCTGCTCACGAATCAACCGTATGTCACGCCCAAAAAAATAGGATCACTTAAAAAATTAAAAACAATAGACAGAGAAACCGAGCAACTACCAACTGAGAAGGAAGCGGAAGCTCAGGCAGAACGGGAACGACAACGACAAGCTGAACTTTTGAAACAACAGGAAGCTGAGGCAGCGGAGCGACAACGGCAGCAGACAGCTCAAACCCAGCTTGCCTCTGAGAAAGGGGTAGACTACACCCGCTTGAGAGATCTACTGAAGGCTGGAAAGTGGAAAGAAGCGGATCAGGAAACCGCAGACCGCATGTGCGAAGTCATGGGCCGACAAGCGAAAGGTTGGCTAAGGGTGGAAGACATCCAAAACTTTCCCTGTACTGACCTGCGTACCATTGATCACCTGTGGGTCACCCACAGTCAAGGCAAATTTGGCTTTAGCGTCCAGAAGAAAATCTGGCAGGAATGTGGTAGCCCTACCCAATACAATAGCCATTGGGAAAAGTTTGGTGAAGCAGTAGGCTGGATGAAGCATTTTGAGTGGAGCGGCCTGGATCATATATCGGCCAAAAGTTTAAGTTTGAAGAAATACACCTCATGCATATCGAAAAGTTACTCAGAATTAACTTTTGACATCTCAGCACCAAATGGCCACATCCCTTATTGCGTCTTTTTGCGTCTTTCGTCCGTTTTGGGGGTTGGTTTCGTTGGGCGTGATCGTGTGGGTGCACTGGGGTTCTCTTCTCTCGCGCAGAGACTTGTAGACTGTAACTGTAATGACACGAGAGGTTATTCCCATTAG
- a CDS encoding HNH endonuclease produces the protein MTTIPASLRRLVIERANNRCEYCGISQIGQVATFHIDHIVPVVAGGETTADNLALACVSCSLRKGARQELEDLETGETVSVFNPRQQDWKQHFAWNGVEMVGLTPTGRATITALNLNRETMLAIRAEEELLGRHPPL, from the coding sequence ATGACAACCATTCCAGCGTCCCTGCGTCGATTGGTGATTGAGAGAGCCAATAACCGCTGCGAATATTGCGGAATCTCTCAGATAGGGCAAGTCGCTACTTTTCATATTGATCATATTGTCCCCGTAGTCGCAGGTGGGGAGACAACGGCTGACAATTTAGCCCTTGCTTGCGTATCCTGTTCTCTCCGTAAGGGGGCGAGGCAGGAGCTTGAGGATTTGGAGACAGGTGAAACGGTTTCTGTGTTTAATCCTCGGCAGCAGGACTGGAAGCAGCATTTTGCCTGGAATGGTGTAGAGATGGTTGGGTTGACACCTACAGGACGAGCGACCATTACAGCCCTTAACTTGAATCGCGAAACGATGTTGGCAATTCGGGCTGAGGAGGAATTGCTGGGTCGCCATCCTCCACTCTAA
- a CDS encoding Uma2 family endonuclease, whose translation MHSTTTHPIRWTTADLAIFEGDRANRYEIIDGELFVTRAPDWKHQAVCINIGTVLKLWSDQSGLGQAAINPGIVFSELDAVIPDVVWASHERLEQLLDQAGHLTAAPELVVEVLSPGKTNEQRDREAKLKLYSVRGVLEYWIVNAQSQSVEVYRRENAVLKLAATLYAQDELTSPILPGFSCLVSQLF comes from the coding sequence ATGCACTCCACCACCACCCATCCAATCCGCTGGACAACGGCTGACCTGGCGATCTTTGAGGGCGATCGTGCCAATCGCTACGAGATTATTGATGGAGAACTCTTTGTGACCAGAGCACCCGATTGGAAGCATCAAGCGGTTTGTATCAACATTGGAACAGTGCTTAAGCTCTGGTCTGATCAGAGTGGGTTGGGACAAGCAGCGATCAACCCTGGGATTGTGTTTTCGGAATTGGATGCGGTGATTCCTGATGTGGTGTGGGCTAGCCATGAGCGACTGGAGCAATTGCTGGATCAGGCAGGACATCTCACGGCGGCTCCTGAACTGGTGGTTGAGGTGCTGTCGCCGGGGAAGACGAATGAACAACGCGACAGGGAAGCAAAGCTGAAGTTGTATTCGGTGCGGGGCGTGCTGGAATACTGGATTGTGAATGCTCAGTCCCAAAGTGTTGAAGTATATCGCCGGGAGAATGCGGTGCTGAAGCTGGCAGCGACGCTATATGCACAGGATGAATTGACCAGCCCGATTTTGCCCGGTTTTAGCTGCCTGGTAAGCCAGCTTTTCTAG
- the psb34 gene encoding photosystem II assembly protein Psb34 has product MSYSTSAKVISSSTYSEPDMYYAEFPSTEQQRRYMFQGAIACLLVTSLILVTLAVS; this is encoded by the coding sequence ATGAGCTACTCCACCAGCGCCAAGGTTATTTCCTCCAGCACCTACTCTGAACCGGATATGTATTACGCTGAGTTTCCTTCTACGGAACAGCAACGCCGTTATATGTTTCAAGGCGCGATCGCCTGTCTATTGGTAACTTCTTTGATTCTGGTGACGCTGGCTGTTAGCTAG